A part of Streptomyces sp. DSM 40750 genomic DNA contains:
- a CDS encoding VOC family protein: MYQQMIFVNLPVNDLDASKKFFTELGYSLNPQFSDENAASVVISDTIVAMLLTKPFYASFTKKEIADATTTSEVLLCLSAESRAKVDELVEKAVAAGGTASEKVQEMDFMYGRAFDDLDGHTWEVVWMDPAAMQG, from the coding sequence ATGTACCAGCAGATGATCTTTGTGAACCTGCCCGTGAACGACCTCGACGCCTCGAAGAAGTTCTTCACGGAGCTCGGGTACTCGCTCAACCCCCAGTTCAGCGACGAGAACGCGGCCTCCGTCGTGATCAGCGACACCATCGTGGCGATGCTGCTCACCAAGCCGTTCTACGCGTCCTTCACCAAGAAGGAGATCGCGGACGCCACGACGACCAGCGAGGTGCTGCTCTGTCTGAGCGCGGAGAGCCGCGCGAAGGTCGACGAGCTGGTCGAGAAGGCGGTCGCCGCCGGTGGCACCGCGTCGGAGAAGGTCCAGGAGATGGACTTCATGTACGGCCGCGCCTTCGACGACCTCGACGGCCACACCTGGGAGGTCGTGTGGATGGACCCGGCCGCGATGCAGGGCTGA
- a CDS encoding gamma-aminobutyraldehyde dehydrogenase, with protein MSTELRRLRNYIDGEFRDAADGRTTEVVNPATGEAYATAPLSGQADVDAAMAAAEAAFPAWRDTTPAERQKALLKIADAFEERAEELIAAEVENTGKPIGLTRSEEIPPMVDQIRFFAGAARMLEGRSAGEYMEGMTSIVRREPVGVCAQVAPWNYPMMMAVWKFAPAIAAGNTVVLKPSDTTPASTVLIAEIIGAILPKGVFNVITGDRDTGRLMVEHPVPAMASITGSVRAGMSVAESASKDLKRVHLELGGKAPVVVFADTDIAKAVEDISVAGFFNAGQDCTAATRVLVQEGIHDDFVAALAKAAAETKTGQPDDEDVLYGPLNNPNQLKQVAGFIERLPAHAKVEAGGHQVGEKGYFYAATVVSGLKQDDEIIQKEVFGPVITVQSFADEAQAVGWANGVEYALASSVWTKDHARAMRMSKALDFGCVWINTHIPLVAEMPHGGFKKSGYGKDLSGYGFDDYTRIKHVMTSLD; from the coding sequence GTGAGCACCGAGCTGCGTCGTCTGCGCAATTACATCGACGGCGAATTCCGCGACGCCGCCGACGGACGGACCACCGAGGTGGTCAACCCCGCGACCGGCGAGGCCTACGCGACCGCGCCCCTGTCCGGCCAGGCCGATGTCGACGCGGCGATGGCCGCCGCCGAGGCCGCGTTCCCGGCCTGGCGGGACACGACCCCGGCCGAGCGCCAGAAGGCCCTGCTGAAGATCGCCGACGCCTTCGAGGAGCGGGCCGAGGAGCTCATCGCGGCGGAGGTGGAGAACACGGGCAAGCCGATCGGGCTCACGCGGTCCGAGGAGATCCCGCCGATGGTGGACCAGATCCGTTTCTTCGCGGGCGCCGCGCGGATGTTGGAGGGCCGGTCGGCCGGTGAGTACATGGAGGGGATGACCTCGATCGTCCGCCGTGAGCCGGTCGGCGTCTGCGCCCAGGTCGCGCCGTGGAACTACCCGATGATGATGGCCGTGTGGAAGTTCGCGCCGGCGATCGCCGCGGGCAACACGGTCGTACTGAAGCCGTCGGACACGACTCCGGCGTCGACCGTTCTCATCGCGGAGATCATCGGGGCGATCCTGCCGAAGGGCGTCTTCAACGTGATCACGGGCGACCGTGACACCGGGCGTCTGATGGTCGAGCACCCGGTCCCCGCCATGGCGTCCATCACGGGTTCCGTGCGCGCGGGCATGTCCGTCGCCGAGTCCGCGTCCAAGGACCTCAAGCGGGTCCACCTGGAGCTGGGCGGCAAGGCGCCGGTCGTCGTCTTCGCCGACACCGACATCGCCAAGGCCGTCGAGGACATCTCCGTGGCGGGCTTCTTCAACGCCGGGCAGGACTGTACGGCCGCGACCCGCGTCCTCGTCCAGGAGGGCATCCACGACGACTTCGTGGCCGCGCTCGCCAAGGCTGCCGCCGAGACGAAGACCGGACAGCCGGACGACGAGGACGTGCTGTACGGGCCGCTCAACAACCCCAACCAGCTCAAGCAGGTCGCCGGGTTCATCGAGCGGCTGCCCGCCCATGCCAAGGTCGAGGCCGGTGGGCACCAGGTCGGCGAGAAGGGGTACTTCTACGCGGCGACCGTCGTCTCCGGGCTGAAGCAGGACGACGAGATCATCCAGAAGGAGGTCTTCGGGCCGGTCATCACGGTTCAGTCGTTCGCCGACGAGGCCCAGGCGGTCGGCTGGGCGAACGGGGTCGAGTACGCGCTCGCGTCGTCCGTGTGGACGAAGGATCACGCGCGGGCGATGCGGATGTCCAAGGCGCTGGACTTCGGGTGTGTGTGGATCAACACGCATATTCCGCTGGTCGCGGAGATGCCGCACGGCGGGTTCAAGAAGTCGGGGTACGGCAAGGACCTTTCTGGTTATGGGTTCGACGACTACACGCGGATCAAGCACGTGATGACGTCGTTGGACTGA
- a CDS encoding ABC transporter ATP-binding protein encodes MVAPPDNDVLWARGLTYAHDGSPALQGVSMGVREGEILAVTGPRGSGKTTLLRCLSGQLVPGRGEVWFNSLPVHTMGPLARERLRRDRFGWIDPEPVLVPELNVWENTALPLMLRGTGRRAAKTAALEWLERLDIRDSARKRPHALLQSERQRVVVARALVAAPTVLFADEPTAPLHRTEHAHVLRTLTSAARSHDITVVLATYDADTASLADRTMSLLDGRCVKTVHLPSAAEGDRRSTAEGKGRLAAAGESRQPAEQGGHPDAERGGRATAEGGGDPAAEGERPSASEGGGRAACSLSA; translated from the coding sequence ATGGTGGCCCCGCCGGACAACGACGTGCTCTGGGCACGTGGTCTGACCTACGCGCACGACGGCTCGCCCGCGCTCCAAGGAGTGTCGATGGGCGTCCGGGAGGGCGAGATCCTCGCCGTCACCGGCCCGCGCGGCAGCGGCAAGACCACGCTCCTGCGGTGTCTGTCGGGGCAGTTGGTGCCGGGGCGGGGCGAGGTGTGGTTCAACAGCCTTCCCGTGCACACCATGGGGCCGCTCGCCCGGGAGCGGCTGCGCCGCGACCGCTTCGGCTGGATCGACCCCGAGCCGGTCCTCGTCCCCGAGCTGAACGTCTGGGAGAACACCGCGCTGCCGCTGATGCTGCGCGGCACCGGCCGCCGGGCCGCCAAGACCGCCGCGCTGGAGTGGCTGGAACGCCTCGACATCCGCGACTCGGCCCGCAAGCGCCCGCACGCCCTCCTCCAGTCCGAGCGCCAGCGCGTGGTCGTCGCCCGCGCCCTGGTCGCCGCCCCCACCGTGCTCTTCGCGGACGAGCCGACCGCCCCGCTGCACCGCACCGAACACGCCCACGTCCTGCGCACCCTCACCTCGGCGGCCCGCTCGCACGACATCACGGTCGTCCTCGCCACGTACGACGCCGACACCGCGTCCCTCGCCGACCGGACGATGTCCCTGCTCGACGGCCGGTGCGTGAAGACCGTCCACCTGCCCTCGGCCGCCGAAGGGGACCGCCGGTCCACCGCCGAGGGCAAAGGCCGGCTCGCCGCCGCGGGGGAAAGCCGGCAGCCCGCCGAGCAGGGAGGTCACCCCGACGCCGAGAGGGGAGGCCGGGCCACCGCCGAGGGGGGAGGTGACCCCGCCGCCGAAGGGGAACGCCCGTCCGCCTCCGAGGGAGGAGGCCGGGCCGCGTGCTCGCTCTCCGCCTAG
- a CDS encoding LAETG motif-containing sortase-dependent surface protein yields the protein MSISPRIARTVRCLGVASASAALVLGVTGNALACDIKDFSAVAECDGDKGVIRVTDVDPLGVKAEVTVYLENNGADLRKVGTRVIENSTAEGVTVTFEEDWKANAEYRIHVTAEKYVDEDLPILVAPAERCKKADTPPAASKSPEEPAEDEPSEVTKTPSTSESKNSAPVTTGDEDNNIPSPEGDSNLAETGSDSNTGTVAGIAAALVALGAGAVYYSMRRRGASTR from the coding sequence GTGTCCATTTCCCCCCGTATAGCGCGAACAGTGCGTTGTCTCGGTGTTGCATCCGCGTCCGCCGCGCTCGTGCTCGGTGTCACGGGCAACGCCCTGGCCTGCGACATCAAGGACTTCTCCGCCGTCGCCGAGTGCGACGGCGACAAGGGCGTCATCCGCGTGACCGACGTCGACCCACTGGGCGTCAAGGCGGAAGTCACCGTCTACCTGGAGAACAACGGGGCCGACCTACGGAAGGTCGGCACCCGGGTCATCGAGAACTCCACCGCCGAAGGTGTCACCGTCACCTTCGAGGAGGACTGGAAGGCGAACGCCGAGTACCGCATCCACGTCACGGCGGAAAAGTACGTCGACGAGGACCTGCCGATCCTCGTCGCGCCCGCCGAGAGGTGCAAGAAGGCCGACACCCCGCCGGCCGCCTCGAAGAGCCCGGAGGAGCCTGCCGAGGACGAGCCCTCCGAGGTCACCAAGACCCCGAGCACCTCGGAGTCGAAGAACTCCGCTCCCGTGACCACCGGGGACGAGGACAACAACATCCCGTCACCCGAAGGCGACTCCAACCTCGCCGAGACCGGTAGCGACTCCAACACCGGCACCGTAGCCGGCATCGCGGCGGCCCTGGTCGCCCTCGGCGCCGGTGCCGTGTACTACAGCATGCGGCGGCGTGGGGCCTCCACACGCTGA
- a CDS encoding Lrp/AsnC family transcriptional regulator, translating into MHSEVVASRSADQRDSKEPKRESKESRNGGTPQLDAVSLAIVEQLQEDGRRPYAAIGKAVGLSEAAVRQRVQKLLDQGVMQIVAVTDPLTVGFRRQAMLGINVDGDLDPVADALTAMSEVEYIVITAGSFDLMVEVVCEDDDHLLEVINKRIRTLPGVRSTESFVYLKLKKQTYMWGTR; encoded by the coding sequence GTGCACAGTGAGGTCGTGGCCAGTCGAAGCGCAGACCAGAGAGACTCCAAGGAACCCAAGAGGGAGTCCAAGGAGTCCCGGAACGGCGGCACTCCTCAGTTGGACGCCGTGTCCCTCGCCATCGTCGAACAGCTCCAGGAGGACGGCCGCCGGCCGTACGCCGCGATCGGCAAGGCCGTGGGCCTGTCGGAGGCGGCCGTGCGCCAGCGCGTCCAGAAGCTGCTCGACCAGGGCGTGATGCAGATCGTCGCCGTCACCGACCCGCTCACCGTGGGCTTCCGGCGTCAGGCGATGCTCGGCATCAACGTCGACGGCGACCTGGATCCGGTGGCGGACGCGCTGACGGCCATGTCGGAGGTGGAGTACATCGTGATCACCGCGGGCTCCTTCGACCTGATGGTGGAGGTCGTCTGCGAGGACGACGACCACCTCCTGGAGGTCATCAACAAACGCATCCGGACCCTGCCCGGCGTGCGCTCCACCGAGAGCTTCGTCTACCTCAAGCTCAAGAAGCAGACCTACATGTGGGGAACCCGATAA
- a CDS encoding LOG family protein — translation MQTMPAHAAHHDDHEIETIEEFDATVSARGTLSGFRVQAVDLTDRTRELLTTGAAGAVFLGCAMREEAAAKIRADGALVFPPVPGLPFDPYRGLVYSPDELFASLSEGGYEATPDALSYAWFQRTKADRDVYASMLRAVHDDSVSDALDELLAGARVVGVMGGHAMARGTDAYAGAARLGRTLARSGLTVATGGGPGAMEAANLGAYAAPYDDAMLTESLQLLAKAPKFIPSITDWAAAAFDVRTRWPKGGTSVGIPTWFYGHEPPNPFASHIAKYFANATREDGLLARSNTGIVFLPGAAGTVQEIFDNATPNYYESRGEPTPMVLVDRAHWTERLPTWPLLQSLARGRSMESRIALVDRIEEAPEALERLGR, via the coding sequence GTGCAGACGATGCCCGCCCATGCGGCCCACCACGACGACCACGAGATCGAGACGATCGAGGAGTTCGACGCGACCGTCTCGGCGCGCGGCACACTGTCCGGATTCCGGGTGCAGGCAGTAGACCTGACGGACCGGACGCGCGAACTGCTCACCACCGGTGCCGCGGGAGCCGTCTTCCTCGGCTGCGCGATGCGCGAGGAGGCGGCGGCGAAGATCCGCGCGGACGGCGCCCTGGTCTTCCCGCCCGTCCCCGGCCTGCCCTTCGATCCGTACCGAGGCCTGGTCTACTCCCCCGACGAGCTCTTCGCCTCCCTGTCGGAGGGCGGTTACGAGGCGACGCCCGACGCCCTCTCCTACGCCTGGTTCCAGCGGACCAAGGCCGACCGGGACGTCTACGCGTCCATGTTGCGCGCCGTCCACGACGACTCCGTCTCGGACGCCCTCGACGAACTCCTCGCCGGCGCCCGGGTGGTGGGCGTGATGGGCGGCCACGCGATGGCGCGCGGCACCGACGCGTACGCGGGCGCGGCCCGCCTCGGCCGTACCCTGGCCCGCTCGGGGCTCACGGTCGCCACCGGCGGCGGTCCGGGCGCGATGGAGGCGGCGAACCTGGGCGCCTACGCGGCCCCGTACGACGACGCGATGCTCACCGAGTCTCTTCAACTCCTCGCGAAAGCACCGAAGTTCATACCCTCGATCACCGACTGGGCGGCCGCCGCCTTCGACGTGCGCACCCGCTGGCCCAAGGGCGGCACCTCCGTGGGCATCCCCACCTGGTTCTACGGCCACGAGCCGCCGAACCCGTTCGCCTCGCACATCGCCAAGTACTTCGCCAACGCCACCCGCGAGGACGGCCTCCTCGCCCGCTCCAACACAGGCATCGTCTTCCTGCCGGGCGCGGCCGGAACCGTCCAGGAGATCTTCGACAACGCGACCCCCAACTACTACGAGTCGCGCGGCGAACCGACCCCCATGGTCCTCGTCGACCGCGCCCACTGGACGGAGAGACTGCCGACCTGGCCACTGCTCCAGTCGCTCGCGCGGGGACGTTCGATGGAGAGCCGGATCGCCCTCGTGGACCGTATCGAGGAGGCCCCGGAGGCCTTGGAGCGCCTCGGGAGGTGA
- a CDS encoding aspartate aminotransferase family protein, with protein sequence MSPKDLSQTAYDHLWMHFTRMSSYENSPVPTIVRGEGTYIYDDKGKRYLDGLAGLFVVQAGHGRTELAETAFKQAQELAFFPVWSYAHPKAVELAERIASYAPGDLNKVFFTTGGGEAVETAWKLAKQYFKLKGKPTKYKVISRAVAYHGTPQGALSITGLPALKAPFEPLVPGAYKVPNTNIYRTPLFGDDPEAFGRWAADQIEQQILFEGPDTVAAVFLEPVQNAGGCFPPPPGYFQRVREICDQYDVLLVSDEVICAFGRLGTMFACDKFGYVPDMITCAKGMTSGYSPIGACVVSDRIAEPFYKGDNTFLHGYTFGGHPVSAAVGLANLDLFEREGLNQHVLDNEDAFRSTLEKLYDLPIVGDVRGNGYFYGIELVKDKATKESFDDAETERILYGFLSKKLFENGLYCRADDRGDPVVQLAPPLISDQSTFDEIEQILRATLTEAWTLL encoded by the coding sequence GTGAGCCCCAAGGACCTCAGCCAGACCGCGTACGACCACCTGTGGATGCACTTCACCCGCATGTCCTCGTACGAGAACTCCCCGGTCCCCACCATCGTCCGGGGTGAGGGCACCTACATCTACGACGACAAGGGCAAGCGGTACCTCGACGGTCTGGCGGGTCTGTTCGTGGTCCAGGCGGGCCACGGCCGCACCGAGCTGGCGGAGACCGCGTTCAAGCAGGCGCAGGAGCTGGCCTTCTTCCCGGTGTGGTCCTACGCCCACCCGAAGGCCGTCGAACTGGCGGAACGTATCGCCTCGTACGCGCCCGGCGATCTGAACAAGGTCTTCTTCACCACCGGCGGCGGCGAGGCGGTCGAGACGGCCTGGAAGCTCGCCAAGCAGTACTTCAAGCTCAAGGGCAAGCCGACCAAGTACAAGGTCATCTCGCGCGCGGTCGCCTACCACGGCACCCCGCAGGGCGCCCTGTCCATCACCGGCCTGCCGGCCCTGAAGGCGCCCTTCGAGCCCCTCGTCCCGGGTGCGTACAAGGTCCCGAACACCAACATCTACCGCACGCCGCTCTTCGGCGACGACCCGGAGGCCTTCGGCCGCTGGGCCGCCGACCAGATCGAGCAGCAGATCCTCTTCGAGGGCCCGGACACCGTGGCCGCGGTCTTCCTGGAGCCGGTGCAGAACGCCGGCGGCTGCTTCCCGCCGCCGCCCGGCTACTTCCAGCGGGTCCGCGAGATCTGCGACCAGTACGACGTGCTGCTCGTCTCGGACGAGGTCATCTGCGCCTTCGGCCGGCTGGGCACCATGTTCGCCTGCGACAAGTTCGGCTACGTCCCGGACATGATCACCTGCGCCAAGGGCATGACCTCGGGCTACTCCCCGATCGGCGCCTGCGTCGTCTCCGACCGCATAGCCGAGCCCTTCTACAAGGGCGACAACACCTTCCTGCACGGCTACACCTTCGGCGGCCACCCGGTCTCCGCGGCCGTCGGCCTCGCCAACCTCGACCTGTTCGAGCGCGAGGGCCTCAACCAGCACGTCCTCGACAACGAGGACGCGTTCCGGTCCACGCTGGAGAAGCTGTACGACCTGCCGATCGTCGGCGACGTCCGCGGCAACGGCTACTTCTACGGAATCGAGCTGGTCAAGGACAAGGCGACGAAGGAGAGCTTCGACGACGCCGAGACCGAGCGGATCCTCTACGGCTTCCTGTCGAAGAAGCTGTTCGAGAACGGCCTGTACTGCCGTGCCGACGACCGCGGCGACCCGGTCGTCCAGCTCGCCCCGCCGCTGATCTCCGACCAGTCGACCTTCGACGAGATCGAGCAGATCCTGCGCGCGACACTGACGGAGGCGTGGACCCTGCTGTAA